GTATATGAAAATCAATTTGTTTGCCCCTGCCCTAAAACCTGCCCGACATAGTTCAGGCGGGGGAGCAAATTGATTTTCTTCATACCCTCTTCGCTGCCGCAAAGCTTTAGCGAAGCGCAGTTAGGGACAGGGCTAGGGAAGAAAATCTTGTGCTTTTAGTGGTAAAAAAACGAATATTCATATATCATTTTAACAATCCATTATATTGAATCTATCTTTGCAGTATTGAAAAATAGCACATGGAATTTGAAAAAAGGCTAAAAGCATTGATTGAACTTGGCGATTTTGTAAAGTCAGGCTTGGCAAAAAATGAATTCTCCGAATTGTTTCATCAAGCTTATATTCACAACAATTGGTTTACGGAAGAGTTCTGTCAGCTGAGTTTTAGCAGTTTAGTTAGCCATTATCTGAATGAAGATAAACTGAATGAATGGCTGGGAAAATACACATTTAGCAATCAAGCAAACAAGAAGAGAATAGGTTTAATATTGGCGGGAAACATACCCCTGGTAGGCATTCATGATATTATTTCAGTTTTTATAAGTGGTCATATCAGTCTTTTAAAACTATCTGCAAAAGACAGTATTTTAACCAAATTCTTCATCGGAAAACTCAATGAAATTGATTCTGAAAGCACATCATACTTTCAAATTGATGATAAATTAACCGGATTAGATGCATTAATTGCTACAGGAAGTGATAATAGTGCCCGTTATTTTGAATATTATTTTAGAAATTGTCCAAAAATAATCCGTAAAAACAGAACGTCTATAGCCGTCCTTTCAGGCCATGAAACAAATGAAGATTTGAAGTTATTGGAAAAAGATATATTTCAATACTTCGGATTAGGTTGCAGAAGTGTTTCTAAAGTTTTTATTCCTGTTGATTATGATTTAAATACTCTAATTGAAGTCTTCGAGAAGTATCGGTATTTCATTGATCACAACAAATACTACAACAACTACATTTATCATAAAAGTATCTTTCTGCTAAACTTAGATGATCATTTAGACAATGGTTTTTTAATGCTGAAAGAAAATCAATCCAATCATTCGCCATTGGCTGTACTTTTCTATGAACGATATCAGAATACAACTGAATTGGAAAACAGGATTATTCTAAGTAAAGATCATTTGCAAGTTGTTGTCAGTAAAGAACAATTATCCTTCCCTACCCATACATTTGGGAGCTCACAAACACCTGAATTGTGGGATTATGCCGATGAAGTAGACACCTTAAATTTCATCCATAAATTATAAAGTTTGCCACAAAAATTAAATATAGAAGCATTTCTGGAAAATTCCGCAAAGTCGATTATTGTGGATGTGCGCACTCCCAAAGAGTTTGCATCAGGGCATATACCTCAGGCGTTTAATATTCCTTTGTTTTCGAACGAAGAACGAGCCGAAGTTGGAACCATTTATAAGCAAAATAGTAAAGAAGCCGCTATTATAAAGGGATTGGCGTTTGTAGGTCCTAAAATGGCCGATTTTGTAAATGAGATAAATAAAATAGCAAAAAACAAGGAAGTTTATTTTTATTGTTGGCGTGGTGGAATGCGTAGCAATAGTTTTGCATGGCTATTAGAAACAGTTGGTTATAAAACTTATACGCTGGATAAAGGGTATAAAGCATTTCGAAATCATGTTTTAAACTCTTTCGAAAAGAAGTTAAATCTTTTGGTTATTGGAGGCATGACAGGTTCTGCAAAAACTTATATTCTATACGAACTCGATACAAAAGGTCATCAAATCATTGATCTGGAAAAAATGGCCTCCCACAAAGGTTCATCATTTGGCAGCATTGGCGAACATGAACAACCTACAAATGAACAATTTGAGAATGATCTTTTTCACCATATAGATGAGATTGATAGTGATCAACTATGTTTTATTGAAGATGAAAGCCGCATGATTGGTAGAATTAATCAGCCAAATGCATTCTATGATCAAATTCGTACAGCCAACGTGATCAAATTAGAGATATCTAAAGAATTAAGAATAGGACATCTGGTTAAGGAATATTCAAATACAGATCTTTCCAATTTATTAGAGGCAAGTGATCGGCTAAAAAAACGCCTGGGTGGATTAAAACTAATTGAAATCAGAAACTTTTTATTAGAAAACGATTTTGAATCAGCTGCATCCGTTTTATTGGATTATTATGACAAAGCATATGTTTACGGATTAAAACAAAGGCCTGCTGATCGTGTATTTAACCTTAAAACAGAAAGTATCAATCCGGCAAAAAATGCACAATTGATATTAGATTATATTCCACAAATTCCTGATTCAAACAAATTGATTAAAACAATCAATTAGTAATGAAATGCACTTTTTTAAAAATAGCTAAAATCACACAAAATCGTAATCCTTATTAACTTATCCATAATTATAAAGCTGAAACAAAAATCATATCATAACTTTGTCAAAGCTATAAATTCAATTGCTTGAAACTACGATTTTTAATATTATTGATTCTATTTGGGTTATTGTCTGGTGTTACTCAAGGACAAAATCTAAAAAAAGCTTTCGAGGCACTTGAAATATATAACTATTTCAAAGCCAAAGAGATATTTGAGAAGAAACTCAAAAAGCATCCGATTCCTTGTTCGTTCGGACTCAGTTCAATATACTCTACCAACGACAATCCATTTTTCAATATCGATATTGCCCATGCCTTCTTTGTTAATATGGAGAAAAGCTATGACTCCATGGATTCAAAATACAAAATAGCAGTGGTTAAATATGGAATTGATACCATCGAAATTCATAAACTAAAATTAAAAATAGATAGTGTTAAATTTTACCAAATAAGTTTGAATCCGAATATTGAAACACTGGAATCATATATACATGTCTATCCAGACTCCAGATACACAAAACAATGTATACGGATTCGGGATGAATTAGCATTTAAGCAAAGTTTAACACAAAACAATATTGAGTCTCTCAAAGAGTTTCTTCAGAAATATCCGAATGCCAAGCAAGTTGCCGAAGTAGAAGAATTATATGACAAGTATTTATTCCAGCGATATGCCAATAATAATAGCATTGCCAGTTATGATACATTTATAAGCCGACATCCAGAAAGTGCTTATATCCGGCAGGCTCAAGATTCAATTTTTTACATTGCCACTGCTGACAAAAGTATTTCATCCTTCGAAACCTTTATAAGGCAGCAAAAAAGCAATCCCAATGTTGCCTATGCTTGGGAGCAACTTTATTTATTGGCTATTTATGATATGGATGATAAGGCATTCAATAGTTTTATTAGCAATTATCCTGATTATCCCCGACTCGAAAGTGTAATTAAAGAGTATTTGTTACTCGAACTTGAATATTACCAATATCGGGAATTCAATCAGACAGACTCCAGTCTGAAATGGGGTTTCATTGACCATCATGGACAAATTGCAATCGCAGCAAATTACGAATGGGTCGGAGACTTCCATGAAGGTCTGGCAGAAGTAGGTTTAAATGGAAAAAGTGGTTTTATTAAGAAGAATGGTGAACAAACAGTTGCTTGTATTTATGATGAAGTATATCCTTTTTCTGAAGGATATGCAGTGGTTGAAAGAAATGGGAAATTGGGATTCATTAATAAATATGGCAAGGAATTATCAGACTTCAATTATGATGATTTAGGTTCATTCAAAACTGGAATTGCAATTGCCAGTCAGGAGAGTAAATATGGTTATCTGAATACAGCCTTTGATTATATCATTCCTTGCGTTTACGATGATGCATATCCATTTATAAATGGATTGGCGAAAGTTATAAAAGAGGATAAATATGGATTTATTAATGTAAAAGGAGAAGAAGTCATTCCCTTAGAATATGATTTTGTTGAAGATTTCCATCAAGGCTTAGCTGTAGTTAAAAAAGATGAATATTTTGGTTTGATAGATTCCACAAATAGGTTAGTTTTAGATCTTTCATATGAAAGCATCGGAGATGAATGTGAAGGCCTGAGAATGGTCATGAAGAACAATAAATATGGTTTTATTGACCACCAAGCTAATATTGTTATCCCTATGCTATACCAATATAAGCCTGATGTTTTTGTAAAAAGCTGCTTTAGCAATGGTGTTTGTGTTGTAAGAAAAAATGATAAGTACGGAATTATTAATGCAAAAGATCAATTGGTGTTACCGTTCAAATTTACCAACCTAAGCAATATGTCTCAAGGCATCATTGCAGCCAAATATTCGAATTGGGGTTATGTAAATCAGGATAATAAAACCATATACAAATTTATTTTGCAGGAAGCTCATCCTTTTTCTGATGGTATGGGGCGTGTAAAAAGAAATAACAAATATGGATTTGTAAATAAAGAAGGACGTTTGCAAATTGACTTTCAATATGATAATGCAACTGATTTCAAAAATGGATACTCCATTGTAAAGCAAAATGGTTTGTCTGGATTGTTATTTATTTCAGATGTGATTATCCTGCCAATTGAATTCAATGAAATTGAGTATATCAATAAATCATTAATAAAAGTGATGAAAAACAATAAAATGGGCTATTACCAACCCCAGAAACGCACATTTCTTTGGAAAGAAGAAGGTGCAGAGTTTTAATCACCCTCTCCCCAATTTCCCGCACCACTGAATCACTTGAAAAGGAATCAGTGACATAAACGAATTCTACCAAGCTACAAAATTCATCTAAGTTCTCTATGAGTGACTCATATGGAAGTCTAAGGCTTAACGAATTTATGCACCACACGAGTACTGGCAAGTTGTGTAACAACAATATAAGCACCATCAAAAATGTCTTCAACAGGTATTGAGATTTTCATTCCCGGACTAATTAGTAGGTCGTTATACTCCTCCAATCTTACAATACGTCCCAAATAATCAATAATTTGCACATTTTTAAGTACATCGGCTTGCAAAAACTGCAAATTGATTTGATCGATTACAGGATTGGGATATAAAATTGCATACAGTTTTTCATCTATATTCAATCCATGAATATCAATTTTATTGTTTTTTGAAATCAGGTGAAATTCAGGATCGAATGCAAACGAATCAGCTTCAAAGCCTAAATCCACTTCAAAAATTTGACCCGCTGAATCATTATGAAATATAATTGTCTTTTCTTCACCATTGCTGCTATAAAAACGAATAGGGACAGCTAATTCAAAATAATCAACTGTTTGATGAGATTGCGTTTGGTTGAATTCCAAGCTTAAGTGGTTTTTCAGTGGATAAATGTCAATCGAATAAGAAGGAAAACCCTGATTATAAATCCAATCATTGAAAAAATATTCAAGATCAACACCCGATGATTGCTCAAAATGCCAACGAATATCCTCAGTGCTAGCATAATTATAAACTAAATTTGGATCATCCAAAAAGCCTCGTATTCCCTTGAAAAACAAACTATCTCCTAATTTTAATCGCAACATATTCAAAACCATAGCACCTTTTTGGTACGACAGTCGATAGGAAAATACGCGTGATACAATATTGGTATCTGCACCATAAACGTACACAGAACCGCCATTATAATTGGTTACACTCTGAATTCTACTTTTCTTAAGATCCAGTAAATCTTTTTTGTCCCTGAAATATTCATAATACAATGCATCACAAAAAGTGGCAAAGCTTTCATTAATCCAAATTTCTTCCCAACTCTGACAAGTAATTTTATCTCCAAACCATTGGTGTGCAAGCTCATGAGCCACCAAAGAGCCTCTAAAATGCCCCATAAAACTCATGGTTTGGTGTTCCATTCCACCATTTCGTCCAAATTGAGCATGACCGTATTTTTCCTTATCGAATGGATAGGGTCCGAATTTTTCAATAAATAATTCCATTATTGGAACGGTCATAGCCAGATCGTTCCAAAATTCACTTAAATCTTCAGGGTAAATATAATTTAGGATTTCAAGAGAATCAACCCCATCAACAACCCAATTGGATGTTGTCACATAATTTGTAACGGCAATGGCCACTAAATAAGCTGGAATAGGATATCTGTGTTTCCAATGAAAATAGGCGAAAGATGTATCTGAAGAATCAGCCACTAAAACACCATTACTAGCCACTCGATTTCCCAAAGTGGTTTTTACAATCACATCAATGGAATCTATTTTATCATTTAAGGACTGTTTGCAGGGCCACCAATCCCGACTCCCATAAGGTTCAGATAATGTCCATATAATGGACGAAGTATCGTGCATGTCCTTTACAAAGGAACCTGAGCCATTTTGTTCGGGTGCCCCATGATAAAAAATAGTTACTGAGTCTAATTCATTTTTCAATATGGCAACAGGCAAATCAATTTCAAGAAAATAAGCTGTTTGATGACTAAAATTGATTTTATTTTCATGATACAGAATGGAATCGACTATGAGATAACGAGTTAGTTCAAAGACCAGATTATCCAGACTATTGGATTTACTAACAAAATAAGAGGTTATTTGACCTTCAATATAGAGTGTATCTGGATCAACAAACCAATTAAATCGATGATACTTCAAATCATAATCGGCCATAGATGTTTGTAAGGCTCGTGCATGAGGCGACAACAATCTATAATCAGATTGCTTATCCTCTATTCCGTCATGTATCTGGAAATGCTGAGCAAAATCAGCTAGAGAAAATAATAGGAGTATCGTTAAAAATAGTATACGTAGCATTGTGCTTATTTGCCTGCAAAGTTAGTGTATTTAAGGCATCCTGCTTTTCTTCAATTCAAATTGTTGAAAGCAAGAATCTAAAATTAATAATATGTAATTTCATTTGTAACTTGACTTTGAAATTATAACCAACTTCAATGATGAAAAAGACATTTCTATTATTTACACTTCTGTCTGTTGTAAGCATTGCATCTTATTGCCAGGATGCTAAGCATATTAAATCTGCTACAGAACAACAACTCAGCCCTGAAGATTTAGCTCAGGCGCAGCTCGTAGCATACAACAACAAAGATTTAGAAGCATTTTTAGCTGTTTATTCAAATGATATTGAAATTTACTATTTTCCAAATGAACTGATTTACAGTGGAAAGGATGAAATGCGGAAGGTTTACAGTGAGTTCTTTTCTAAAGCAGGTGATTTACATTGCAAACTGGTCAATCGTATTACTTACGGAAATTATGTAATGGATAGAGAATACGTTACAACCAGTATTCCAGGACGTGAGGTAATTGAAGGACAAGCAATTTATGAAGTAAAGGATGGCAAGATTATCAAAGTGTGGTTTATGAAAATGTAAGATGGGAAAACTTTTAGCTATAGCTTATAAAAAAGCATCCAGAGAACCTATGGAGGAAGTTTCTAATACAAATATTTCAAATGAAATGGGATTAGAAAACGATTACAAAGGGAGTAAATCTGCAAAACGACAAATCACTATATTGCTTAGAGAAGATTGGGAAAGTGCATGCAAACATTTGAACAAAACCATTGATTGGAAAGTCAGAAGAGCTAATTTGTATATGGAAGGGATAAGCATAAAACAATCGAAAGGCAAAATAATTAAAATAGGAGATGAAATTATCCTGGAAGTAATGGGAGAAACAAAACCTTGCTACCGCATGGATGAACAGGTTATAGGACTTACTCTCGCTTTAATGAAAGATTGGAAAGGTGGTGTTTGTTGTAAAGTAATTCAAGGAGGAAATTTAAAAGTTGGGGATAAAATAGAAATTGATTAAGTATTGAAAGAGTTGTTCTACTCCTGCTTTCATGTTGCCTATCCTGCCATTCAAGAGCTTAAAGTGACTTTTCGGACATAATTTCTAAACATGTTTAATGAACAAAATTGAAATCATACAAGGGGATATTACAATACTACAGGTAGATGCCATTGTGAATGCTGCCAATTCATCCTTATTAGGTGGTGGAGGTGTTGATGGAGCAATCCATAGAGCTGCAGGTCCTGAACTATTAAATGAATGCTATACATTAAATGGATGCACAACCGGAAGTGCAAAAATTACCAAAGCTTACAATCTGCCTGCAAAACATGTTATTCATACGGTTGGACCTGTTTGGCAAGGAGGGAAAAATCAGGAGGAGGAGCTATTAAATAATTGCTATAAAAACAGTTTAAAAATAGCCTTTAAGCATCAATTCAGTAGTATTGCATTTCCTGCAATAAGTACCGGAGTTTATCAATTTCCAATTGAGAGAGCCACAAAAATCGCAATTAGGACTGTGAAAGAATTCCTATCAAAACATGAGTTTCCTGAAAAAGTAATTTTTGTTTGTTTTAGCAGTGAAGATTTAGAAGTATATCAATCAATATTCACTTCTTAAACTTTGTGTTTCTTAGTGACTTGGTGTCTTGGTGGCATTTTTTTAGCCACAAAGTCTCTACGGCACAAAGAATCACTAAGAACTTAGACCGCAACTATTTTCCCCTCATCCACATACCACAAATAACCCTCCACCTCTTTAAAATCCATTTCAGTCAAAAAATGCTTGTATTCTGCCAATTGAAGCTTGTGAGAAGCATGTTCTGCTCCAAATTTATAATCTACAACCAATGCCTTATTTCCATCCAACATTACACGGTCCGGTATCTTATAATCCTGATTCGGAATCAAAATAGGATTTTCATTTAGAACCTTATACTTTCCAGAAAACCAATCTTTAACATCAGCCTGGCTTAATGCCTTACTTAATTTAGTTTGAATTGATATTTTCTCTTTTTCATTCAGTATTCCATCTGTAAACAAATCATTTATTACTTTTTTTATATCTGAAGGAACTTTTATTTGAGCCAGAATTTCATGCATTAATTTGCCATAGTTTAGTTTGGCAGGACTTTCCTTTTCAGGATCAAATACATCAGCATGTTCATGCTTTACTCTTACATTCAAGAAATCAGTGTTAATAATATAATTATCAAGCTTGTACGTTTTTTCAACTTCAAGATTTTCATCAACTAAAACTGGACTTCCATACGTGAAATGTGCATCCTCCTCTTCCCAAAAGTCGTTTAGTTTTATAAGTTTAGTATTTTGGGTTGTGGATTCTTTTTTAATCAAATTAAACAGTAAGTCACCTACAGTTTTGGAATTTTCCTTTTCAGGTAATTTTGAAAAGATCAGCATAGAATCAACTGCTCTTGTTAATGCAACATAAAGGACATTTAAACTATCCATGGCAGCTGCAACCCTTTCTTGACAGTATTCATTTACATAAATACTGGGAATCAGTTTTTTGGAATATTTCAAGGGTAATAATTCAAAATCATTAAATGGCTCAACATGCGAGGATGTCCAAAGAATGTTTTCCTGTGTTGTATTATGATCGAGTGACCAATCCAAATAGGGAATAATTACCACTTTAAAATCAAGACCTTTTGCTTTATGGATGGTCATAATTTCCATAGCATCCAAATCATCAGGCACTTGTATTGATTTTTCTAAACCAAACTCCTCCCACCATTCCAGGAAACTTGCTAAATCGGCTTTTTGATTTTGGCTATATTCTAATACAACATCATTTAAGGCTTGTATATATGCCCATTCATGTCTGATTTCATTTAATTTAAACAAGGAACTGAGACGTTCAATCAAATCATAAAGGGATAATTCTTTAAGACGAATGCTGAAAAATTCAGCAGGTAAGAACGCTTTGATTTTTTCAAGATTAAGCCCAATCAATTCCTGATAGTGAAGCTTGTGCCCAAGAATATCATAATATGCAACTATCAGATTCACAGCATTAATAAAATCTGCTGATTCATTAATGAATTTAAGAGCTGAAATAAGCAATCGAACTGCAGGTGATGAGTTAATAAAAAGAGCTTCTTTTGAAAGAATATTGTATTTTCCGGCAGCTAAAAGAAAATCTGCCAATTCATTGGCCTCAGCCTTCGTTCTCACCAAAAATGTTATATCTTTTTGATGACAATTTTCAAGTATTGAATCGAGCGATAATTCCAATTGTTGGTGAACATCATCTTTCCAGTGAGCTCCTTTCTCTTTATCGCTTCTGCAAAATCGAACCTCAACTTGTCCACCTTCATTGTTTTCCTTTTCAGGACAATCCTGCACAACATCTTTAAAGGCTTCTGTAATTTGTTGATTGCTTAACAAAACTGTTTCATCTATCTCAATATCAAATTCTTTAAGCTGGTTCTCGATAGAATTTTTCACCCATTCAGCACCTTGGCTAAAAACAGCATTATTGAAATCAATAATATTTTTTCTGCTTCGCCAGTTTTCCTTTAACGAAACTGACTCAATAAGTTCATCTCCAATATCTTGTTCAACGCCTTTCAGTAACATCGACCAATCGCCTCCCCGCCATCTGTATATTGATTGCTTTATATCACCAACGATCAGATTCATATGGTTTGAGTCCAGACTATTTTTTATTAGAGGTTTGATATTTTGCCATTGAAACTGAGAGGTATCCTGAAATTCATCTACTAGAAAATGCATATAGCGATTACCCATTTTTTCGTACAAAAAAGGTGTGTCATTGTCATCAATAACCTTCCGTAATAGTTGATTAACATCTGAAATAAGCATCAGGTTTTCATCTTCTCGAATTTCACTTAATTGAGATGAGATATCAGTTAAAATACCCAACATAAACAAATATCGTTTCACCTCCTGAGCCGATTTGAAGCTCCTATAATCAGTCTCTAATTTGTTAAATGCCTGATGAAGTAACCCATTTAAAGAAGAATCAACTAGTTGCGTTATTCTCGCCTTAATATCCTCTTCTGTCTTTTTAGAGTACCACTTCTCCGTATTATCCAAGCCATCTTTAGCTCTCGTTCCCGGAATAAAGTCTAGTTTTTCGCTAATTTTTATAAAATAGCCTGCAACTCCACTTTCCTTATAACTGAAATCTGATATATCAAGTCCAGCTTTTTTAATACAATCAATAGCTTCCTGTCCAATAGCTTGCATACCATTCTCAAAATCATTGACTATTGAGCTTAGCTTTTTGATGAAAGCTGATAGAAAGCTTTTCTCCGAAAGCTTGGCCTTTAGACTAGTCTCATTTTGTTGAAACTCTTCCTTGGTAATTTGTCCTGCAAACTTCTGAATACTAGATTTTAAGTCCCAACTTGAACCTTGTTCTTGTCGGTTTGCAGCAAAATCTTCCAGCCAATTGTTCAACTGTTTATCTTCCCCAATTTTAAGCATCATCTGATCAACAGCCCTATCCAGTACGCTTTGAGTATTTAATTCAACATTATAGCCATATTGAATACCTATTTCACGCGAAAATCCTTTAACTACTTTTTGGAAAAAACTATCGATTGTACTAATTGAAAAGTGGGAATAATCATATAAAATGAGTTGTAAAATCAGTTTTGCTCTGGAAGAAATCCCCTTATCTCCGAGATTAGGAAATGTTTTTTGCAATGTTTCAGTATGCCCACTTGGCTGATTCTGCGCTAATTTGTATAATTCCGTCAGAATACGATTCTTCATTTCCTCCGTTGCCTTATTGGTAAAGGTAACAGCCAATATTTTTTGATATTTAAAAGGATCGGCAAATACCAATTTCAGGTATTCCTCAGTTAATTTAAAGGTTTTTCCAGAGCCAGCAGACGATCTGTATATTTTGAGAACCATGTGCTTTAACTATTCAGTCTGTTGTGAGCAGTAATCTCATTGCACTCCACCTTAAACAGAACCACATTATTGATAGCAGGATCATTGAACTTAAAATCATCTTTGGAAGTGTAATGCTTCATCAAGATATTCAACTGCTCTTTTTTCTGTATTGGGTCGGTTACAAATTCAGCTTTACCTTTTGCCACAACGCTTTTGTAAAGCATGGAATATGAACATGCAACTTCTTCATGCCGAACAAACAATTTCTCATCAAATGAAATGGATATGCATACATTAGGATTTTTCTCCAGCAATTCAAGCTTCTTCCCTCCTGGACCTGTATGGAAATAAAAACAATTATTAGCGAACCCAAAGTTCATCGGTATGGTATATGGACCAGAATCTATATCCATCATACTTAAATGACAAACTTGAGATGTTTTTATAATTGTAGCTATTTCCTCTTTGTGTGTGATTATTTTCTTTCGTACGCCCATATCTCTTTTTTGATAGATGTAAAATTATTACAAATTATCCAAACCTCTAATTAATTTATAAATCTCAAAAAAAATCCAATTCTTAAATTTCAAAAAAACAAAAAAGTTGAACATCTTCTGTTTTGAACATTGATCTTTGTGATTTATTTGTAATTTGCTTTTTGCCTGCCATACGCAGGCTGGAAATTTGAATTTTAAGAAGTTATGGTTTTAATAAAATCAGTAAGAGGATATAGCCCAAAAATGGGCAAAGATTGCTATCTGGCAGATAATGCCACCTTAGTTGGCAATATTACGATGGGAGATCAATGCAGTGTTTGGTTTAATGCTGTTGTAAGGGGTGATGTGGAACCTATTGTAATGGGCAATAAAGTGAATATTCAGGATAATGCAACCATACATGGAACATATGGCAGAGCAGCAACTGTAATCGGTGATAATGTATCCATTGCGCACAATGCTGTAGTACATGGCTGCAAAATCGGTCATAATGTTTTGGTTGGGATTGGTGCAATCATCATGGATAATGCAGAGATTGGAGACAATTGCATTATTGCCATGGGAGCAGTTGTTCCTATGAATACAAAAGTTCCTTCAGGAACTGTTTATGCAGGTGTTCCGGCCAAAAAACTAAAAGATCTCGATCCAGAATTATTTAAAGGTGAAGTTGAGCGAATTGCGAATAATTATATTGAGTATGCGAGTTGGTTTAAAAATGAGGCCGAGGAGTAGGCTGAGGCTAAGGTTGAGTAGTCGTCATTCCCTTGAAAAAGGGAATCTCATTATCTAGGCTTAGAGATTCCCACTTACGTGAGAATGACAAATCGGAGTTCTTTTGGATGCCTCAACTCTGAAAAACACAAAATTTTTCTATTGATGTTGCATTTCAATAAGCCCTTGAATCGCCAACCGATATGAATCCAACCCAAATCCAGCA
This genomic stretch from Bacteroidota bacterium harbors:
- a CDS encoding UvrD-helicase domain-containing protein; the encoded protein is MVLKIYRSSAGSGKTFKLTEEYLKLVFADPFKYQKILAVTFTNKATEEMKNRILTELYKLAQNQPSGHTETLQKTFPNLGDKGISSRAKLILQLILYDYSHFSISTIDSFFQKVVKGFSREIGIQYGYNVELNTQSVLDRAVDQMMLKIGEDKQLNNWLEDFAANRQEQGSSWDLKSSIQKFAGQITKEEFQQNETSLKAKLSEKSFLSAFIKKLSSIVNDFENGMQAIGQEAIDCIKKAGLDISDFSYKESGVAGYFIKISEKLDFIPGTRAKDGLDNTEKWYSKKTEEDIKARITQLVDSSLNGLLHQAFNKLETDYRSFKSAQEVKRYLFMLGILTDISSQLSEIREDENLMLISDVNQLLRKVIDDNDTPFLYEKMGNRYMHFLVDEFQDTSQFQWQNIKPLIKNSLDSNHMNLIVGDIKQSIYRWRGGDWSMLLKGVEQDIGDELIESVSLKENWRSRKNIIDFNNAVFSQGAEWVKNSIENQLKEFDIEIDETVLLSNQQITEAFKDVVQDCPEKENNEGGQVEVRFCRSDKEKGAHWKDDVHQQLELSLDSILENCHQKDITFLVRTKAEANELADFLLAAGKYNILSKEALFINSSPAVRLLISALKFINESADFINAVNLIVAYYDILGHKLHYQELIGLNLEKIKAFLPAEFFSIRLKELSLYDLIERLSSLFKLNEIRHEWAYIQALNDVVLEYSQNQKADLASFLEWWEEFGLEKSIQVPDDLDAMEIMTIHKAKGLDFKVVIIPYLDWSLDHNTTQENILWTSSHVEPFNDFELLPLKYSKKLIPSIYVNEYCQERVAAAMDSLNVLYVALTRAVDSMLIFSKLPEKENSKTVGDLLFNLIKKESTTQNTKLIKLNDFWEEEDAHFTYGSPVLVDENLEVEKTYKLDNYIINTDFLNVRVKHEHADVFDPEKESPAKLNYGKLMHEILAQIKVPSDIKKVINDLFTDGILNEKEKISIQTKLSKALSQADVKDWFSGKYKVLNENPILIPNQDYKIPDRVMLDGNKALVVDYKFGAEHASHKLQLAEYKHFLTEMDFKEVEGYLWYVDEGKIVAV
- a CDS encoding pyridoxamine 5'-phosphate oxidase family protein, which encodes MGVRKKIITHKEEIATIIKTSQVCHLSMMDIDSGPYTIPMNFGFANNCFYFHTGPGGKKLELLEKNPNVCISISFDEKLFVRHEEVACSYSMLYKSVVAKGKAEFVTDPIQKKEQLNILMKHYTSKDDFKFNDPAINNVVLFKVECNEITAHNRLNS
- a CDS encoding gamma carbonic anhydrase family protein → MVLIKSVRGYSPKMGKDCYLADNATLVGNITMGDQCSVWFNAVVRGDVEPIVMGNKVNIQDNATIHGTYGRAATVIGDNVSIAHNAVVHGCKIGHNVLVGIGAIIMDNAEIGDNCIIAMGAVVPMNTKVPSGTVYAGVPAKKLKDLDPELFKGEVERIANNYIEYASWFKNEAEE